A stretch of Bombina bombina isolate aBomBom1 chromosome 2, aBomBom1.pri, whole genome shotgun sequence DNA encodes these proteins:
- the TRMT10B gene encoding tRNA methyltransferase 10 homolog B codes for MFSETNTVDEKISYLDKKELQKKSEHEDDAEENESSLEFLNLLQIDSDSDRSQSFQQECERWCSRNVLRKQKHWEKIVTAKKSKRKQEKERRKAKNSENTDSDQQHSKRFLKVLTRERLLRAKDSGPQLCIDLSMTEHMTKKELGRLAAQIRRLYGSNKKAAKPFWLYLTGFKESSLLYAECVRMNDGFVNYLVDRTENSFLDLFPTNAIVYLTPDSENPLEDVDPHKVYVLGGLVDESIQKKLTYHKARENDLQTARLPIQEYMIKNINLKNFHSEILAINQVFDILSTYLEKRSWPEALKAGVSPGKGFILCDEAYKVI; via the exons ATGTTTTCTGAAACTAATACTGTCGATGAGAAGATAAGTTATCTAGACAAAAAAGAGCTTCAAAAGAAATCTGAACATGAAGATGATGCAGAAGAAAATGAATCCTCTCTGGAATTCCTTAATCTACTTCAGATTGATTCAGATTCTGACCGTTCTCAATCATTCCAACAAGAATGTGAGAGATGGTGTTCG AGAAATGTGTTAAGAAAACAGAAGCACTGGGAAAAAATTGTCACAGCAAAGAAAAGTAAGAGAAAgcaggaaaaagaaagaagaaaagcaaAGAATTCTGAAAATACAG ACAGTGATCAGCAACACAGTAAGCGGTTTTTGAAAGTTTTGACCAGGGAACGCCTACTGAGAGCCAAGGACTCTGGCCCACAACTTTGCATTGATTTGAGCATGACTGAACACATGACTAAGAAG gaattAGGTCGTCTTGCAGCTCAAATAAGAAGACTCTATGGATCGAACAAAAAAGCTGCAAAACCGTTTTGGCTTTACCTGACAGGTTTTAAAGAAAGCAGCTTATTATATGCGGAATGTGTGCGAATGAATGACGGATTTGTCAATTATCTT GTTGACAGAACAGAAAACAGCTTCCTTGATTTATTTCCCACAAATGCAATAGTCTATCTCACCCCTGACTCTGAGAATC CTCTGGAAGATGTTGACCCTCACAAGGTTTATGTACTTGGAGGATTAGTGGATGAAAGTATTCAGAAG AAATTAACATACCATAAAGCCAGAGAAAATGACTTACAGACTGCCCGACTGCCAATACAAGAATATATGATTAAGAACATTAATTTAAAGAACTTTCATTCGGAGATACTAGCAATTAATCAAG TATTTGATATATTATCCACATACCTTGAAAAGCGGAGCTGGCCTGAAGCGTTGAAAGCTGGTGTTTCACCAGGGAAAGGCTTTATTCTCTGTGATGAAGCTTATAAAGTAATATAA